One window of Pseudodesulfovibrio profundus genomic DNA carries:
- a CDS encoding helix-turn-helix domain-containing protein has translation MSDKHIGSSFDDFLIEEGIYEEVTRAAVKRVIAWQVSQAMEEQNISKTAMAKKMHTSRSALDRLLDAGNTSVTVQTLEKAASAVDKRLVMCLVDKDANIDEACGIPAFA, from the coding sequence ATGAGCGACAAGCACATAGGCTCATCGTTCGATGACTTCCTGATTGAGGAAGGAATCTACGAAGAAGTTACGAGGGCAGCGGTCAAAAGAGTTATTGCTTGGCAAGTTTCGCAGGCCATGGAAGAACAGAATATCTCCAAGACGGCCATGGCCAAAAAGATGCACACAAGCAGATCTGCATTGGATCGACTCCTCGACGCTGGAAATACGTCTGTCACCGTTCAGACTTTGGAAAAGGCGGCAAGCGCCGTCGATAAGCGCCTGGTCATGTGTCTGGTAGACAAAGACGCCAACATTGATGAGGCCTGCGGTATTCCCGCTTTCGCCTAA
- a CDS encoding ISL3 family transposase: MSTSFIYHAFGLRGYDYVRQDFIAGNIILKVQPKDDLIRCPCCHSRNIIRHGFAERWVQTVPIGFKPVWLVIPVQRVGCRNCGVIRLIDIQIAESRRWYTKAFERYALALAKKMTIQDVADLLGVGWDTIKSIFKRYLFRRFSSPSLGKIKYIAIDEISVRKGQKYLTLVMDLESGAVVFVGEGRSRETLTPFWERLKKTKAKIAAVATDMNAGYISAVMENLPNAAIVFDRFHVVKLMNEKITQIRRQLFRELTSPLERKAVKGTRWILLKNPENLDESRDEKERLDEALRLNKPLATAYYLKEDLRQLWSQPNKATAEKVINDWIARAEASEIRPLQIMARTLASYRFGILAYYDHPISSGPIEGTNNKIKTLKRQAYGYRDTEFFKLRIMGIHEAKYALAG, translated from the coding sequence ATGTCCACGAGTTTCATCTACCACGCGTTCGGCCTGCGAGGCTACGACTACGTTCGGCAGGATTTCATCGCAGGCAACATCATCCTGAAAGTGCAGCCCAAGGATGACTTGATTCGTTGTCCTTGCTGCCATTCCAGAAACATCATTCGCCACGGCTTTGCCGAAAGATGGGTTCAGACTGTGCCCATCGGTTTCAAGCCCGTCTGGCTGGTCATTCCCGTCCAACGGGTAGGATGTCGCAATTGCGGCGTCATTCGTTTGATCGACATTCAGATCGCCGAGTCCAGGCGCTGGTATACGAAAGCCTTTGAGCGATATGCTCTCGCCTTGGCAAAAAAGATGACGATTCAGGATGTTGCCGATCTGCTGGGCGTCGGTTGGGACACCATCAAATCAATCTTCAAGCGCTATCTGTTTCGCCGTTTCTCAAGTCCCAGCCTGGGAAAGATCAAGTATATCGCCATCGACGAAATCAGCGTCCGTAAAGGGCAAAAGTACCTCACGCTGGTCATGGACCTCGAAAGTGGCGCAGTCGTCTTTGTTGGTGAAGGACGAAGTCGAGAAACGCTTACCCCGTTTTGGGAACGTCTCAAGAAGACAAAAGCCAAGATTGCGGCTGTGGCGACGGACATGAACGCAGGCTACATCAGCGCTGTCATGGAGAACTTGCCGAATGCGGCTATCGTGTTTGACCGGTTTCATGTGGTCAAGCTGATGAACGAGAAAATCACGCAGATCCGCCGCCAGCTCTTTCGGGAACTCACCTCGCCACTTGAAAGGAAAGCGGTCAAAGGAACTCGATGGATTCTTCTGAAAAACCCCGAAAATCTGGATGAAAGCCGTGATGAAAAGGAGCGCTTGGATGAAGCGTTGCGGCTGAACAAACCTCTGGCGACAGCCTACTATCTGAAAGAGGATTTGCGGCAACTCTGGTCCCAGCCGAACAAGGCGACGGCAGAGAAAGTCATCAACGACTGGATCGCCAGAGCCGAAGCCTCGGAGATACGCCCTTTGCAGATCATGGCGAGGACGCTTGCCTCGTATCGTTTCGGCATTCTTGCCTATTACGACCATCCCATCTCATCAGGCCCAATCGAGGGAACCAACAACAAGATCAAGACGCTGAAACGACAAGCCTACGGATATCGGGATACCGAGTTCTTCAAGCTCAGGATCATGGGAATTCACGAAGCGAAGTACGCTTTAGCCGGATGA
- a CDS encoding type II toxin-antitoxin system RelE/ParE family toxin — translation MKKITAKFYKTARGNEPVRDWLKSLPAIEKKAIGDDIKTTEFGWPIGMPTCRILGGGLNEVRTEVADKWARVFFCVKDKLMILLHGIMKTSNKTPKQDLDLAKKRMKEVLKK, via the coding sequence ATGAAAAAAATTACCGCCAAATTTTATAAAACTGCCAGAGGCAATGAGCCAGTGCGTGATTGGCTCAAATCGCTGCCAGCAATAGAAAAAAAGGCAATCGGTGATGACATCAAAACCACAGAATTCGGCTGGCCAATTGGTATGCCGACATGCAGGATCCTTGGCGGGGGCCTGAATGAAGTCCGAACCGAAGTTGCTGATAAATGGGCCAGAGTCTTTTTTTGCGTGAAAGACAAACTTATGATCTTGCTCCATGGCATCATGAAGACGAGTAACAAGACGCCGAAGCAAGACCTAGATCTGGCTAAAAAACGCATGAAAGAAGTTTTGAAGAAATAA